Proteins co-encoded in one Oreochromis aureus strain Israel breed Guangdong linkage group 3, ZZ_aureus, whole genome shotgun sequence genomic window:
- the LOC120438918 gene encoding uncharacterized protein LOC120438918, which produces MNFIFITALSLCGFWGISISASDFQTTKVHPGEDVILQCTNNSKWDSLTFWFRLVNSTTVSCISRLLTSKREVKYSDGFQNGKFEMTTNISTVFLKIKQVDQSDSGLYFCGYHSNGHLLFSVTRLNVGEESDVVAKLTSITLGVLSIFLLMVIIGLVVQNRKLQQAFKEQQNLDQSESRDNDDLNYATVTFQPKAKRNQMGSNVIYAATR; this is translated from the exons ATGAACTTTATCTTTATAACAGCTTTAAGTCTCTGTGGCTTCT GGGGGATTTCCATTTCAGCTTCTGATTTTCAGACCACAAAGGTCCACCCAGGTGAAGATGTCATTTTGCAGTGCACTAACAACTCCAAATGGGACTCTTTGACTTTCTGGTTCAGATTGGTCAACAGTACCACAGTCAGCTGTATCTCTCGTTTGTTAACTTCTAAACGTGAGGTTAAATACAGTGATGGATTTCAAAATGGAAAATTTGAAATGACAACCAACATCTCCACTGTTTTCCTCAAAATCAAGCAAGTGGATCAATCTGACTCTGGGCTGTATTTCTGTGGATATCACTCAAATGGACATCTGCTTTTCAGTGTGACGCGTTTAAACGTTGGTG AAGAGTCTGACGTTGTAGCTAAGCTGACGAGCATCACCTTGGGTGTTCTGTCTATTTTCCTCCTAATGGTCATCATTGGGCTGGTTGTTCAAAACAGGAAACTTCAGCAAG CttttaaagaacaacaaaatctGGACCAAAGTGAG AGTCGAGACAATGATGACTTGAACTATGCTACAGTAACGTTTCAGCCGAAAGCAAAAAGAAACCAAATGGGGTCAAACGTGATCTATGCTGCTACCAGATAG